In Saimiri boliviensis isolate mSaiBol1 chromosome 12, mSaiBol1.pri, whole genome shotgun sequence, one genomic interval encodes:
- the SRL gene encoding sarcalumenin isoform X1, whose product MRALVLLGCLLASLLLSGQAELQVSTSGGTEDVGNLLENHFSAGDASLEEKERGLYADTAPQDKNLLHYPDGRESESPKKTPASAAGPGSDPEASLSNASATESPLPRERDNRDAAGPGDEKNGPPAASALPPGGPEGPVEEERPEPSSGEGLGEEPGLGLLMEGAAGGEAGGQAGACELPDAAQEVPGDGPVQGAVAGIAEPEAEGASPCSEGDGVHSLNTEAEVSPGPGQKPAVPEGAPDVATVGGESELDIDTQARKGPEDQGEPNPAAGANAESGGTQSAEAEDTEKQVPVMTEEDADEASSEEESGDGGGSEEEGGVPSEEESEEDSGGGASSEEAEHTSKEAGEPQEAEEPQKAREPQEARVPQEAQESREAGEPQEAAGTSSQRDRGAQPGSEELNTEPAGSEIPDLKAEEPEEGHQGRGNPIIAAQEEAEDANEEAPLRDRSHIEKTLMLNEDKPSDDYSAVLQRLRKIYHSSIKPLEQSYKYNELRQHEITDGEITSKPMVLFLGPWSVGKSTMINYLLGLENTRYQLYTGAEPTTSEFTVLMHGPKLKTIEGIVMAADSARSFSPLEKFGQNFLEKLIGIEVPHKLLERVTFVDTPGIIENRKQQERGYPFNDVCQWFIDRADLIFVVFDPTKLDVGLELEMLFRQLKGRESQIRIILNKADNLATQMLMRVYGALFWSLAPLINVTEPPRVYVSSFWPQAYKPDTHRELFLQEEISLLEDLNQVIENRLENKIAFIRQHAIRVRIHALLVDRYLQTYRDKMTFFSDGELVFKDIVEDPDKFYIFKTILAKTNVSKFDLPNREAYKDFFGINPISSFKLLSQQCSYMGGCFLEKIERAITQELPGLLGSLGLGKNPGALNCDKTGCSETPKNRYRKH is encoded by the exons AACTGCAAGTCTCCACATCGGGTGGCACAGAAGATGTTGGCAATTTGTTGGAGAATCATTTCTCTGCCGGAGATGCAAGtctagaggagaaagaaaggggtcTGTATGCAGACACAGCTCCTCAAGATAAGAATCTGCTCCACTACCCAGATGGCAGGGAGTCCGAGAGCCCCAAGAAGACCCCTGCATCTGCTGCCGGCCCGGGCTCTGATCCTGAAGCCAGCCTCTCCAATGCCTCAGCCACAGAGTCACCTCTACCCCGGGAAAGGGACAACAGGGATGCTGCAGGGCCTGGGGACGAAAAGAACGGCCCACCAGCAGCAAGTGCCCTCCCTCCAGGAGGGCCCGAGGGGCCTGTGGAAGAGGAGCGGCCGGAGCCCAGTTCTGGAGAGGGGCTAGGAGAGGAGCCTGGGCTTGGGCTCCTCATGGAGGGAGCTGCCGgtggagaggcaggaggacaggCTGGGGCCTGTGAACTCCCTGATGCAGCCCAGGAGGTCCCAGGGGATGGCCCTGtgcagggtgcagtggcagggATAGCAGAGCCGGAGGCGGAGGGAGCCTCTCCTTGCTCAGAGGGTGATGGGGTCCACTCACTGAACACAGAGGCCGAAGTtagccctgggcctggccagaAGCCTGCAGTGCCAGAGGGAGCCCCTGATGTTGCGACTGTTGGGGGAGAGTCTGAGTTGGATATTGACACACAAGCCAGGAAGGGCCCCGAGGACCAGGGGGAGCCCAACCCAGCTGCAGGAGCCAATGCGGAGTCTGGGGGCACCCAGAGCGCCGAGGCAGAGGACACTGAGAAGCAGGTCCCAGTGATGACCGAGGAGGACGCAGATGAGGCCTCCTCTGAAGAGGAaagtggtgatggaggtggaagCGAGGAAGAAGGAGGCGTTCCCTCCGAAGAGGAGTCCGAAGAGGACAGCGGTGGTGGAGCTAGCTCAGAAGAAGCAGAGCATACCTCCAAGGAGGCCGGGGAgccccaggaagcagaggagcCCCAGAAGGCCAGGGAGCCTCAGGAGGCCAGGGTGCCCCAGGAAGCCCAGGAGTCCCGGGAAGCCGGGGAGCCCCAGGAAGCCGCAGGAACTTCAAGCCAGAGGGACAGAGGGGCCCAGCCTGGCTCGGAGGAATTGAATACAGAGCCTGCAGGCAGCGAGATTCCGGACTTGAAGGCAGAGGAGCCTGAGGAGGGACATCAGGGGAGGGGGAATCCCATCATTGCTGCCCAGG AAGAGGCGGAGGATGCGAATGAAGAAGCCCCATTGAGGGACCGCTCCCACATCGAGAAGACCCTCATGCTGAATGAGGACAAGCCATCTGACGACTACTCTG CGGTGCTGCAGAGGCTTCGGAAGATCTACCACTCATCCATCAAGCCCCTGGAGCAGTCCTACAAGTACAATGAGCTCCGGCAGCATGAGATCACAG ATGGAGAGATTACCTCCAAGCCGATGGTGCTGTTCCTGGGACCGTGGAGTGTTGGTAAATCTACCATGATAAACTACCTCCTTGGGCTGGAAAACACTCGCTATCAGCTCTATACAG GCGCTGAACCCACCACCTCTGAGTTCACGGTCCTAATGCATGGGCCCAAGTTGAAAACCATCGAGGGCATCGTCATGGCTGCTGACAGTGCCCGCTCCTTCTCACCCCTGGAGAAGTTTGGCCAGAATTTCCTGGAGAAGCTGATTGGTATTGAGGTTCCCCACAAACTTTTGGAGAGGGTCACTTTTGTGGATACACCAGGCATCATCGAGAACCGCAAGCAGCAAGAAAGAG GCTACCCCTTCAACGACGTGTGCCAGTGGTTCATCGACAGAGCAGACCTTATCTTTGTTGTCTTTGACCCAACCAAGCTGGATGTGGGTCTGGAGCTGGAGATGCTCTTCCGCCAGTTGAAGGGGCGTGAATCCCAGATAAGGATCATCCTCAACAAGGCTGACAATCTGGCCACCCAAATGCTCATGCGGGTTTATGGGGCCCTCTTCTGGAGCTTGGCCCCTCTTATCAACGTCACAGAGCCCCCAAGGGTTTACGTCAGTTCCTTCTGGCCCCAAGCATATAAGCCAGACACCCACCGTGAACTATTCCTCCAAGAAGAGATCTCCCTCCTGGAAGACCTGAATCAGGTGATCGAGAACAGATTGGAGAATAAGATTGCCTTCATCCGCCAGCACGCCATCCGTGTCCGCATCCACGCCCTCCTGGTTGACCGCTACCTGCAGACTTACAGGGACAAAATGACCTTCTTCAGTGACGGAGAACTGGTCTTTAAGGACATTGTGGAAGATCCCGATAAATTCTACAtcttcaagaccatcctggcaaagaCCAATGTCAGCAAATTTGACCTTCCCAACCGCGAAGCCTACAAGGACTTCTTCGGCATCAATCCCATTTCCAGTTTCAAACTGCTCTCTCAGCAGTGCTCCTACATGGGAGGTTGCTTTCTGGAGAAGATTGAGCGGGCCATCACTCAGGAGCTTCCGGGCCTCCTGGGTAGCCTCGGGCTCGGGAAGAATCCAGGTGCTCTCAACTGTGACAAAACAGGGTGTAGCGAAACCCCAAAAAATCGCTACAGGAAGCACTAG
- the SRL gene encoding sarcalumenin isoform X2, with protein sequence MRALVLLGCLLASLLLSGQAELQVSTSGGTEDVGNLLENHFSAGDASLEEKERGLYADTAPQDKNLLHYPDGRESESPKKTPASAAGPGSDPEASLSNASATESPLPRERDNRDAAGPGDEKNGPPAASALPPGGPEGPVEEERPEPSSGEGLGEEPGLGLLMEGAAGGEAGGQAGACELPDAAQEVPGDGPVQGAVAGIAEPEAEGASPCSEGDGVHSLNTEAEVSPGPGQKPAVPEGAPDVATVGGESELDIDTQARKGPEDQGEPNPAAGANAESGGTQSAEAEDTEKQVPVMTEEDADEASSEEESGDGGGSEEEGGVPSEEESEEDSGGGASSEEAEHTSKEAGEPQEAEEPQKAREPQEARVPQEAQESREAGEPQEAAGTSSQRDRGAQPGSEELNTEPAGSEIPDLKAEEPEEGHQGRGNPIIAAQEEAEDANEEAPLRDRSHIEKTLMLNEDKPSDDYSAVLQRLRKIYHSSIKPLEQSYKYNELRQHEITDGEITSKPMVLFLGPWSVGKSTMINYLLGLENTRYQLYTGYPFNDVCQWFIDRADLIFVVFDPTKLDVGLELEMLFRQLKGRESQIRIILNKADNLATQMLMRVYGALFWSLAPLINVTEPPRVYVSSFWPQAYKPDTHRELFLQEEISLLEDLNQVIENRLENKIAFIRQHAIRVRIHALLVDRYLQTYRDKMTFFSDGELVFKDIVEDPDKFYIFKTILAKTNVSKFDLPNREAYKDFFGINPISSFKLLSQQCSYMGGCFLEKIERAITQELPGLLGSLGLGKNPGALNCDKTGCSETPKNRYRKH encoded by the exons AACTGCAAGTCTCCACATCGGGTGGCACAGAAGATGTTGGCAATTTGTTGGAGAATCATTTCTCTGCCGGAGATGCAAGtctagaggagaaagaaaggggtcTGTATGCAGACACAGCTCCTCAAGATAAGAATCTGCTCCACTACCCAGATGGCAGGGAGTCCGAGAGCCCCAAGAAGACCCCTGCATCTGCTGCCGGCCCGGGCTCTGATCCTGAAGCCAGCCTCTCCAATGCCTCAGCCACAGAGTCACCTCTACCCCGGGAAAGGGACAACAGGGATGCTGCAGGGCCTGGGGACGAAAAGAACGGCCCACCAGCAGCAAGTGCCCTCCCTCCAGGAGGGCCCGAGGGGCCTGTGGAAGAGGAGCGGCCGGAGCCCAGTTCTGGAGAGGGGCTAGGAGAGGAGCCTGGGCTTGGGCTCCTCATGGAGGGAGCTGCCGgtggagaggcaggaggacaggCTGGGGCCTGTGAACTCCCTGATGCAGCCCAGGAGGTCCCAGGGGATGGCCCTGtgcagggtgcagtggcagggATAGCAGAGCCGGAGGCGGAGGGAGCCTCTCCTTGCTCAGAGGGTGATGGGGTCCACTCACTGAACACAGAGGCCGAAGTtagccctgggcctggccagaAGCCTGCAGTGCCAGAGGGAGCCCCTGATGTTGCGACTGTTGGGGGAGAGTCTGAGTTGGATATTGACACACAAGCCAGGAAGGGCCCCGAGGACCAGGGGGAGCCCAACCCAGCTGCAGGAGCCAATGCGGAGTCTGGGGGCACCCAGAGCGCCGAGGCAGAGGACACTGAGAAGCAGGTCCCAGTGATGACCGAGGAGGACGCAGATGAGGCCTCCTCTGAAGAGGAaagtggtgatggaggtggaagCGAGGAAGAAGGAGGCGTTCCCTCCGAAGAGGAGTCCGAAGAGGACAGCGGTGGTGGAGCTAGCTCAGAAGAAGCAGAGCATACCTCCAAGGAGGCCGGGGAgccccaggaagcagaggagcCCCAGAAGGCCAGGGAGCCTCAGGAGGCCAGGGTGCCCCAGGAAGCCCAGGAGTCCCGGGAAGCCGGGGAGCCCCAGGAAGCCGCAGGAACTTCAAGCCAGAGGGACAGAGGGGCCCAGCCTGGCTCGGAGGAATTGAATACAGAGCCTGCAGGCAGCGAGATTCCGGACTTGAAGGCAGAGGAGCCTGAGGAGGGACATCAGGGGAGGGGGAATCCCATCATTGCTGCCCAGG AAGAGGCGGAGGATGCGAATGAAGAAGCCCCATTGAGGGACCGCTCCCACATCGAGAAGACCCTCATGCTGAATGAGGACAAGCCATCTGACGACTACTCTG CGGTGCTGCAGAGGCTTCGGAAGATCTACCACTCATCCATCAAGCCCCTGGAGCAGTCCTACAAGTACAATGAGCTCCGGCAGCATGAGATCACAG ATGGAGAGATTACCTCCAAGCCGATGGTGCTGTTCCTGGGACCGTGGAGTGTTGGTAAATCTACCATGATAAACTACCTCCTTGGGCTGGAAAACACTCGCTATCAGCTCTATACAG GCTACCCCTTCAACGACGTGTGCCAGTGGTTCATCGACAGAGCAGACCTTATCTTTGTTGTCTTTGACCCAACCAAGCTGGATGTGGGTCTGGAGCTGGAGATGCTCTTCCGCCAGTTGAAGGGGCGTGAATCCCAGATAAGGATCATCCTCAACAAGGCTGACAATCTGGCCACCCAAATGCTCATGCGGGTTTATGGGGCCCTCTTCTGGAGCTTGGCCCCTCTTATCAACGTCACAGAGCCCCCAAGGGTTTACGTCAGTTCCTTCTGGCCCCAAGCATATAAGCCAGACACCCACCGTGAACTATTCCTCCAAGAAGAGATCTCCCTCCTGGAAGACCTGAATCAGGTGATCGAGAACAGATTGGAGAATAAGATTGCCTTCATCCGCCAGCACGCCATCCGTGTCCGCATCCACGCCCTCCTGGTTGACCGCTACCTGCAGACTTACAGGGACAAAATGACCTTCTTCAGTGACGGAGAACTGGTCTTTAAGGACATTGTGGAAGATCCCGATAAATTCTACAtcttcaagaccatcctggcaaagaCCAATGTCAGCAAATTTGACCTTCCCAACCGCGAAGCCTACAAGGACTTCTTCGGCATCAATCCCATTTCCAGTTTCAAACTGCTCTCTCAGCAGTGCTCCTACATGGGAGGTTGCTTTCTGGAGAAGATTGAGCGGGCCATCACTCAGGAGCTTCCGGGCCTCCTGGGTAGCCTCGGGCTCGGGAAGAATCCAGGTGCTCTCAACTGTGACAAAACAGGGTGTAGCGAAACCCCAAAAAATCGCTACAGGAAGCACTAG
- the SRL gene encoding sarcalumenin isoform X3 — MRALVLLGCLLASLLLSGQAEEAEDANEEAPLRDRSHIEKTLMLNEDKPSDDYSAVLQRLRKIYHSSIKPLEQSYKYNELRQHEITDGEITSKPMVLFLGPWSVGKSTMINYLLGLENTRYQLYTGAEPTTSEFTVLMHGPKLKTIEGIVMAADSARSFSPLEKFGQNFLEKLIGIEVPHKLLERVTFVDTPGIIENRKQQERGYPFNDVCQWFIDRADLIFVVFDPTKLDVGLELEMLFRQLKGRESQIRIILNKADNLATQMLMRVYGALFWSLAPLINVTEPPRVYVSSFWPQAYKPDTHRELFLQEEISLLEDLNQVIENRLENKIAFIRQHAIRVRIHALLVDRYLQTYRDKMTFFSDGELVFKDIVEDPDKFYIFKTILAKTNVSKFDLPNREAYKDFFGINPISSFKLLSQQCSYMGGCFLEKIERAITQELPGLLGSLGLGKNPGALNCDKTGCSETPKNRYRKH; from the exons AAGAGGCGGAGGATGCGAATGAAGAAGCCCCATTGAGGGACCGCTCCCACATCGAGAAGACCCTCATGCTGAATGAGGACAAGCCATCTGACGACTACTCTG CGGTGCTGCAGAGGCTTCGGAAGATCTACCACTCATCCATCAAGCCCCTGGAGCAGTCCTACAAGTACAATGAGCTCCGGCAGCATGAGATCACAG ATGGAGAGATTACCTCCAAGCCGATGGTGCTGTTCCTGGGACCGTGGAGTGTTGGTAAATCTACCATGATAAACTACCTCCTTGGGCTGGAAAACACTCGCTATCAGCTCTATACAG GCGCTGAACCCACCACCTCTGAGTTCACGGTCCTAATGCATGGGCCCAAGTTGAAAACCATCGAGGGCATCGTCATGGCTGCTGACAGTGCCCGCTCCTTCTCACCCCTGGAGAAGTTTGGCCAGAATTTCCTGGAGAAGCTGATTGGTATTGAGGTTCCCCACAAACTTTTGGAGAGGGTCACTTTTGTGGATACACCAGGCATCATCGAGAACCGCAAGCAGCAAGAAAGAG GCTACCCCTTCAACGACGTGTGCCAGTGGTTCATCGACAGAGCAGACCTTATCTTTGTTGTCTTTGACCCAACCAAGCTGGATGTGGGTCTGGAGCTGGAGATGCTCTTCCGCCAGTTGAAGGGGCGTGAATCCCAGATAAGGATCATCCTCAACAAGGCTGACAATCTGGCCACCCAAATGCTCATGCGGGTTTATGGGGCCCTCTTCTGGAGCTTGGCCCCTCTTATCAACGTCACAGAGCCCCCAAGGGTTTACGTCAGTTCCTTCTGGCCCCAAGCATATAAGCCAGACACCCACCGTGAACTATTCCTCCAAGAAGAGATCTCCCTCCTGGAAGACCTGAATCAGGTGATCGAGAACAGATTGGAGAATAAGATTGCCTTCATCCGCCAGCACGCCATCCGTGTCCGCATCCACGCCCTCCTGGTTGACCGCTACCTGCAGACTTACAGGGACAAAATGACCTTCTTCAGTGACGGAGAACTGGTCTTTAAGGACATTGTGGAAGATCCCGATAAATTCTACAtcttcaagaccatcctggcaaagaCCAATGTCAGCAAATTTGACCTTCCCAACCGCGAAGCCTACAAGGACTTCTTCGGCATCAATCCCATTTCCAGTTTCAAACTGCTCTCTCAGCAGTGCTCCTACATGGGAGGTTGCTTTCTGGAGAAGATTGAGCGGGCCATCACTCAGGAGCTTCCGGGCCTCCTGGGTAGCCTCGGGCTCGGGAAGAATCCAGGTGCTCTCAACTGTGACAAAACAGGGTGTAGCGAAACCCCAAAAAATCGCTACAGGAAGCACTAG
- the SRL gene encoding sarcalumenin isoform X4 — MLNEDKPSDDYSAVLQRLRKIYHSSIKPLEQSYKYNELRQHEITDGEITSKPMVLFLGPWSVGKSTMINYLLGLENTRYQLYTGAEPTTSEFTVLMHGPKLKTIEGIVMAADSARSFSPLEKFGQNFLEKLIGIEVPHKLLERVTFVDTPGIIENRKQQERGYPFNDVCQWFIDRADLIFVVFDPTKLDVGLELEMLFRQLKGRESQIRIILNKADNLATQMLMRVYGALFWSLAPLINVTEPPRVYVSSFWPQAYKPDTHRELFLQEEISLLEDLNQVIENRLENKIAFIRQHAIRVRIHALLVDRYLQTYRDKMTFFSDGELVFKDIVEDPDKFYIFKTILAKTNVSKFDLPNREAYKDFFGINPISSFKLLSQQCSYMGGCFLEKIERAITQELPGLLGSLGLGKNPGALNCDKTGCSETPKNRYRKH; from the exons ATGCTGAATGAGGACAAGCCATCTGACGACTACTCTG CGGTGCTGCAGAGGCTTCGGAAGATCTACCACTCATCCATCAAGCCCCTGGAGCAGTCCTACAAGTACAATGAGCTCCGGCAGCATGAGATCACAG ATGGAGAGATTACCTCCAAGCCGATGGTGCTGTTCCTGGGACCGTGGAGTGTTGGTAAATCTACCATGATAAACTACCTCCTTGGGCTGGAAAACACTCGCTATCAGCTCTATACAG GCGCTGAACCCACCACCTCTGAGTTCACGGTCCTAATGCATGGGCCCAAGTTGAAAACCATCGAGGGCATCGTCATGGCTGCTGACAGTGCCCGCTCCTTCTCACCCCTGGAGAAGTTTGGCCAGAATTTCCTGGAGAAGCTGATTGGTATTGAGGTTCCCCACAAACTTTTGGAGAGGGTCACTTTTGTGGATACACCAGGCATCATCGAGAACCGCAAGCAGCAAGAAAGAG GCTACCCCTTCAACGACGTGTGCCAGTGGTTCATCGACAGAGCAGACCTTATCTTTGTTGTCTTTGACCCAACCAAGCTGGATGTGGGTCTGGAGCTGGAGATGCTCTTCCGCCAGTTGAAGGGGCGTGAATCCCAGATAAGGATCATCCTCAACAAGGCTGACAATCTGGCCACCCAAATGCTCATGCGGGTTTATGGGGCCCTCTTCTGGAGCTTGGCCCCTCTTATCAACGTCACAGAGCCCCCAAGGGTTTACGTCAGTTCCTTCTGGCCCCAAGCATATAAGCCAGACACCCACCGTGAACTATTCCTCCAAGAAGAGATCTCCCTCCTGGAAGACCTGAATCAGGTGATCGAGAACAGATTGGAGAATAAGATTGCCTTCATCCGCCAGCACGCCATCCGTGTCCGCATCCACGCCCTCCTGGTTGACCGCTACCTGCAGACTTACAGGGACAAAATGACCTTCTTCAGTGACGGAGAACTGGTCTTTAAGGACATTGTGGAAGATCCCGATAAATTCTACAtcttcaagaccatcctggcaaagaCCAATGTCAGCAAATTTGACCTTCCCAACCGCGAAGCCTACAAGGACTTCTTCGGCATCAATCCCATTTCCAGTTTCAAACTGCTCTCTCAGCAGTGCTCCTACATGGGAGGTTGCTTTCTGGAGAAGATTGAGCGGGCCATCACTCAGGAGCTTCCGGGCCTCCTGGGTAGCCTCGGGCTCGGGAAGAATCCAGGTGCTCTCAACTGTGACAAAACAGGGTGTAGCGAAACCCCAAAAAATCGCTACAGGAAGCACTAG